The sequence AACTCGATGTATGGGTTGGCTCCTCTCAAAGCTCATCTGGAATGACAAAGAAAATATGGGATAATTCATATATTAATAACACTGTGCATAATGAAGAGAGCATTATATTCACCGTCCCAGCGGATGGCGCATACTACATCGGATTCCATGTGTATAGCTATGTGCAGCGTGCTGCAGCAATATATGTAGATGATATACAGCTTATATCCTTGATACCTGTGTATAGTGAAGAAAAGACAATAACATCTCTTGCTCCGGACGAAGAAACTTATCTGAATTTTGGACCAATTTATGCATATCCAGAAGGAGAATTCATATTGAATGTCAAAACAACTCTTGAAGATGAAAATGTAACTAATGACGGAAAACACATGGTTGTTAAAGTTTGGAATATAGACGATGCTGGAACAAAATCAATAAATTATCCACCATCAGGGCTGTTATTGCTACCACCTGACCAATCAATTAGAGTTAATGCAACAATTACAAACTATGGAAATGTTCCACAGCCAAATATTCCAGTAAATTGCTCGATATCCAAACTCACATACTCCCCGATTCTTGAGGAGGACTTCGAAAGCGGTTTGCCATCTGGCTGGATAATTGAAAATGGAGGAGCCACAGCATATTATCCAGGCACAAACATACCCGCAACATGGACAGACCAAAACCCAGGACACAGAGTTCCGGAAGGCGGTTGCAGGGGCAGATTTATGATTGTAGATAATGACTATGCTGGATGGATAATTATGGAGGAAGGGCTTGTTACAAAGGATATAAGTTGTGCTGGCCAGAGTAAGGTTATACTTGAATTTGACCATGCTTGGCTGGGAGGACTGGCTACTGAGAGAGGATTAGTGCAGGTATGCTGGTATGATAGCCATGAGATGGAGTGGGTAAACACTACTATCGCAACTTTCACAGGCCATGATATAGATATAGGTCATAAAACATATGATATCACTTCGCTTGCAGCTGGTAAGACAATAAGAATAAAATGGTATTATAACAGCTACAGAGATTATGGTTTCTGGTGGATGGTGGATAATGTAAGAATTGGTGGTGAGCCAGCATATGATCTAAAATTCTGGGACGAAAAAACAGTTAATGATTTGGACCCAGGAGAAGAGGCATTTGTTGAATTTGAACCATGGAACTGGTTCAGCAGTGGAGCGGGATGGTATGCAATAAATGTGACAACAATGCTTGATGGAGATGAATTTCCATCTAATGACACAAAAACAACAATAGTATTCCTACAGGGTGCTTATGATGTAGAGGTAAGGGCAATTGAAAGCCCATTGCCAGGAATATATACAACAGGAACATCCTTTGCCGTGAATGCTACAGTAAAGAATGTTGGAGCAGAAAATCTGACAGATATTAATGTAATTTGCACAATAAGAAATTCAGCTGGCGATATTGTATTTACAGAAGAAAAAATAGTTTCAACATTAGCTTCTGGACAGCAAACAATTGTTGGATTTTCATCCTGGACAGCAAATATCGAGGACACATACACTATAAATGTTACCGCATCAATATATGGAGATGCAAACCTTGATAACAACTATAAGGAAATATCAATTGTAGTAAATAATATTCCAGATGCAGCAGTTGTTTCAATAAATTATCCAACAGGAACACAATTTACTGGAAGCTATGCAGTTAATGCAACAGTTGCAAACTTTGGAAATGTTCCAATTGGTTCATTTAATGTAAATTGCACAATAAGAAATTCAGCTGGCGATATTGTATTTACAGATGAAGAAACAGTAAGTGGCCTAGCTGTTGGACAGAAGGCATATGTAATATTTGCTCCATGGACAGTAAGCATTGAAGACACATATAAGATAAATGTGACAACAATGCTTGTTGGAGATGAAGATAACAGTAACGATTATCAGGAAATAACAATTATAATAAACGATATAGATGATGTAGGGATGACATCAATTAATTATCCACCACCAATAGTTCCTGTTGGAGAGCATATAATAAATGCAACAGTAAAGAACTTTGGAAATATTCCGAAGGAAAACATCCCAGTAAATTGCTCCGTTTATCTTGTTTCCAGCCCAGTAACCATCTTACAGGAAGGATTTGAAGCCAACCTAGAACCGCCCGCCGGCTGGAACGAGGTGGATGTGGTATACACTGGTGGAGATTGGAGCACAAGCGGAGCAACCACAGCATGCAGCCCATATTACGGATATTACATGGCAAGATTTAATTCTGGAAGCAGCGCCGCTCCAGGATCAGCGACGAGATTGTATCCCGACAGAATTGATTTCACGAGTTATTCAAATGTTATTCTAGCTTTCTGGATGTACCATGACACAAATAATCCTGCCAAGAAAGACAGAATAGTTATCCAATATTCACTTGATAATACAACATGGAATAACATAACCTCAATTTATAGATACGATGGTTCAAGTGGTTGGAAGCTTCATACCATAGATTTATCTCCTTATGTAGCGGGTAAAAATGCATGGGTAGCATTTATGGGAGTAGCACAGCAGGGAGGACATATCTACATAGATGAGGTATCCATTATTAGCGGAACACTCATTCCTGTTTTCAGTGAAGAAAAAATAGTATCATATTTAGATGCTGATGAAGAAAGCTACTTGACATTTACTCCAATAGATGCTTCTGTTGAAGGAATAACATTCCTGCTTAGTGTTAAAACCAAACTTGCTGGAGATGAAAATACAGGAAATGATGAAATACTCATGCTAGGAAAAGTATGGAACTTTGAGGATGTAGGTGTGGTGTCAATAAATTATCCAGCACAATTGATTGGGCCAGGATTGCATTCAGTAAATGCAACAGTTGCAAACTATGGAAATGTCCCAGTAGCAAATATTAAAGTTAATTGCTCAATAACACAAATATACGGTGATATCAAAATAATGGAAGGATTTGAAACGAGCTGGCCACCAGCAGGATGGAAGAGTGTTATAGTCAGTGGATCTGCTCCGTGGTCAAGATCTGGCATTTCTCACACTGGAAGCTATGCAGCATATTCACCATATCAGGCAGGTGAAAGATATCTTGCAACAGATGTAATTTCTCTTGGAAGTGGAGACTATACGCTTGAATTTTGGTTATACAGGACTCTTAACTCAATTACCGGAGAATATTTAAATATAAGCGTTGGACCGAGCCAAAATGGACCATGGACAACAGTGTTGAGCTTGGATTATAATGCAATAAATAACATAAGTGGATATAAGAAATTCACAGTAAACTTGTCATCATACGCTAATCAGGATATATCGATAAGATTCAACCATCTAACGAAAGGAGGAGCATCAATATGGCTGGACGATATAGTTGTGTATCGTGAGGGAGCTGGATTAGTTTTCGAAAATGAAAAAGAAATAACATATATGCAAGTGGGAGAACAGAAACATGTATTGTTTGATGCATTTAACTTCGAAGCAGGTCAATACTTGGTAAAAGTAAAAACAATATTAAGCGAGGATGAAAACATTTACAACGATGCGAAGGAAAAAGAATTTTTAGTTTTCACAATTATAGATGCTGGAGTTGTTGCAATAAATTATCCAACAGCTGGCGTATATATGCCAGGAAACTATTCTGTTGTAGCAACAGTAAAGAACTATGGAACAGTAACAGAGACATTTGATGTGAAATGCGATGTATATAAAGTCAGAAATGTAACCGCTTTATATGAAGATGTTGAAGGCGGATGGGATGGATGGGCTGTTTATGAACCGAGTGGAATAAATCTATGGCACATAAGCACAAGAAGATATGTAAGTGGAAGTCATTCATTTTATTGCGGGGACGAGCTAACAGGAAGCTACTATCCAAACATAGCTAACTTTTTAATATCCCCGGGAATAAATGTAGCTGGTGCAGTAAAAGTTACCCTAAGTTTGAAAGCATGGATTGATGTAGAAGATAGGTATGACTATTTCTATATCACGGTGAGCCCAGATGGTACCAATTTCTACATTGTCCAGGTAATTTCAACTTCTTCACGCGAATGGAGGAGTTTATCCTATGACATCACTAACTATGCATCAAGTGGAACAATATGGCTTGGCTTTATCCTCCAGAGCGATTCAGCTGTGCAATATGAGGGAGTATATCTTGACGATATTGTAGTAACAAAACAGTTAAGGGATAAGGTCTATACAGAAACAGTTACAGTGTATAATTTGCTTAGCGGGGCTGAAAAGCAAGTAACATTCCCACCATTTACAGCAGAGGAGAACAGCGTTTATGTAATAAATGTAAGAACACTGCTTGCTGGGGATATAAATCCAGGAAACGATACCAAAGAGGTAACAATTAGCACAGTTAATCTTCCACCAGTTACAACATGCAGTTGTGTTGGTTCAATGGGAGAAAATGGATGGTATGTTGGACCAGTTACAATCTATTTATCTGCAACAGACCCACAAGAAGTAAGGGCAACATACTATCGCATAAATGGAGGAGCATGGCAAACATACACTGGCCCAGTAAGTGTTTCAACTGAAGGATTGTATAAAGTTGAATACTACTCAGTAGATACCTTTGGAAGCACTGAAGAAATTAAATCATGCAGCTTTGGAATAGCTACTTCAATGCCAATAACAGAATGCATAATATCTGGCTTGCTTGGAGATAATGGATGGTATAAGAGCGATGTGCAGATTACACTTAAAGCAAATGCATACATATGTGGAGTAAAAGCAACATACTATCGCATAGATGGAGGAGCATGGCAGGAATATACTGGAACATTTACATATAGCGGAGAAGGAAATCATATTATAGAATACTACTCAATAAGCAACGCTGGAATAGTTGAAACACCAAAATCAACATCATTCAAGATAGATAAGACAAGCCCAACAGCAAAAGTTATATATCCAAATGGTGGCGAGGTTTTAGGAGGAATAATAACAATAAGATGGACAGCAAGCGATAACATTGGCATTGCAGGAATTGATTTGCTGTATAGCAGTGATGCTGGATTAACATGGAATGTTATAGCAAGCAATGTTGCAAACACTGGCTCATATAACTGGAATGTTGCTAGCTTGCCATACGGAAGCAACTACATGGTTAAAGTAGTTGCAAAAGATAACGCAGGAAATGTTGCAGTCGATACTTCAGATGGAACATTTACAATAAGCATGCCAAGTCCACCAACAGTAAGCATAATTAAACCAAGAAATGCCTTGTATATCTTTGATAGAGAAATAATTCCACTGCCAATACCAGTAATAATTGGAGGAATAACAGTTGAAGCAACAGCAAGCTCAAGCATAGGCATTGCAAAAGTAGAATTCTATATAGATGGAGCACTTAAATTCACAGATACAACCGAGCCATACTCGTGGCTCTGGGATGAAAGGGCAATAGGAACACATGAAATAAAAGTAATTGCCTACGATACCACTGGACAGAAAGCAGAAGACAGAATAAGCGTATTCATAATAAACTTCTAACCCTCTTCCCTTTTTTAATTTTTACAAAAACAATAAAATACAAATTTTTATTTACAAAACATGATTAAAGAATATCTTAAGCTATCACGCTCGTTTAATGTTGGGCTTACAGCTCTTGCGCCTGTGCTGGGGGCGTTTTGCAATGGTGAGAGCAGTGCTCTTTATCTTTTCCTCTTCTTTCTCGTTGGATTTTTTGGGCATTGCTAT is a genomic window of Thermoplasmatales archaeon containing:
- a CDS encoding choice-of-anchor J domain-containing protein, which codes for MKGKIVLSIGVVLAMLVSSIAPIASSFELGETITKEPREVRMKFDFLMPKLNNVMLSGKTYSVVDMGLPTIGNAGEPEIPVKPVNVLLPYGAELKEIKVIADEPILIGKAKITPKPSLIPIGENDFVLVAEENEEIYNSDEIYPGYLYKEVTTQYFRGFPVVTINLYPVQWNPLTEELYLYPNMELVVELKDGQVNELFRGTEVDRQEVTKMVDNPREVLTYPLLPSHSCEYVIITNEALKNAPGPYNFQALANSKIAKGMNATIVTVEWIYSNFGGVDNPEKIRNFIRWAYQEWHTQYVLLGGDADAGNEIVPVRRLWNETYFGNYKAHIPSDLYYACLDGSYNSDGDSYWGEPTDGEGGKDVDLIAEVYVGRAPVDNAAELANFVRKTLEYDSSQDPYLNKVLLCSEYVGFGGIANYGSVFKEEMRNGSNANGYYTVGIPGDEYTILALHDNETFTWSVEQLKEIINSGIHIINHLGHGTISTLMKMVSSDIASLENEGKYFFLYTQACLSGNFTYNDSIAEKLVKSENGAFAVITNADYGFGRRWTTDAPSQAYDREFFDAVYGENIREIGKANQDSKEDNLYRLQEDGMRWCYYGLNLLGDPEIAIKAGAVYNHDVGVKSINEPKGKISTGTHAINATIENSGLSNEVRVDVFCSIYKLDKVIHFFDDMESGSANWTVIDKDGDGHTWTISTARYKSPTHSFRCTDYTTYLPNSIDELVSKAIDLSSVDNAILEFWYWAKNDWLTYAHMPYGDYLTVYLSSDDGVTWVEAKTYITYTSENWWLMSIPIEKYVNLTSHVRIKFTFVSDALTHYEGTYIDDVVVYSWVPTIMYEDDTRILIDPGEREFVEFAYNFSFEGFYAINVTAFIPDDEYPRNNWKNITIEVRNIKDAGVISINSPDTNIPPGSYTVNATVTNLGTIDLTNLPVNCTVYYINQSTILDEDFEFLTPPNFRTGWLVEDTNGDGTKWVTSTSYPYDGFNCAFYQSHASNTASDWVFTPALNLKGGASYTLSFWYRAYSASYPASMRVMIGSSQSSSGMTTLLWNNSSIKTTTYTQATISFSVESTGTYYIGFHSYGGSNANRRVHVDKILLNEVAYEIIYSNEINIASLPVRKSVNVEFSSVGFSREGDYIINVTTKLADDEDTTNDLKSKTLKVISIQDAGIKQINYPTELITTGNANVNLTLKNYGNVPLNNVGVNCLVYSVGTTLVKEGFNSRSSSTASPGWTFSGVGRGTSTAAPSPPYYLLATPTGVKYVINNSVPFGSGNYAMELWIAKDQAAISERVEFVNISYGNSSTGPWNTLFSINYTLLNAMEVEKWYRVVVDLSPCANGNRWINISATLTKTRIRIDDVWIYSTNLVSYGTTTVNLDVDEEKYVEIAPCNFGEGIYDIIATVSADADISNNFLFFKARAHNLSDLGVLSINSPPAIIPTGWQAGNVTVKNFGNIQKTNIPVNLSIYIPETTIINETFEGLTPPNFSPGWAIEDGGDVGGGSGNSVYLKWASYNNSLYAHSSPTMAYFYFGTSPNKDANDWLFTNATYLEAGKAYWLKFWYRVSQPYMPAKLDVWVGSSQSSSGMTKKIWDNSYINNTVHNEESIIFTVPADGAYYIGFHVYSYVQRAAAIYVDDIQLISLIPVYSEEKTITSLAPDEETYLNFGPIYAYPEGEFILNVKTTLEDENVTNDGKHMVVKVWNIDDAGTKSINYPPSGLLLLPPDQSIRVNATITNYGNVPQPNIPVNCSISKLTYSPILEEDFESGLPSGWIIENGGATAYYPGTNIPATWTDQNPGHRVPEGGCRGRFMIVDNDYAGWIIMEEGLVTKDISCAGQSKVILEFDHAWLGGLATERGLVQVCWYDSHEMEWVNTTIATFTGHDIDIGHKTYDITSLAAGKTIRIKWYYNSYRDYGFWWMVDNVRIGGEPAYDLKFWDEKTVNDLDPGEEAFVEFEPWNWFSSGAGWYAINVTTMLDGDEFPSNDTKTTIVFLQGAYDVEVRAIESPLPGIYTTGTSFAVNATVKNVGAENLTDINVICTIRNSAGDIVFTEEKIVSTLASGQQTIVGFSSWTANIEDTYTINVTASIYGDANLDNNYKEISIVVNNIPDAAVVSINYPTGTQFTGSYAVNATVANFGNVPIGSFNVNCTIRNSAGDIVFTDEETVSGLAVGQKAYVIFAPWTVSIEDTYKINVTTMLVGDEDNSNDYQEITIIINDIDDVGMTSINYPPPIVPVGEHIINATVKNFGNIPKENIPVNCSVYLVSSPVTILQEGFEANLEPPAGWNEVDVVYTGGDWSTSGATTACSPYYGYYMARFNSGSSAAPGSATRLYPDRIDFTSYSNVILAFWMYHDTNNPAKKDRIVIQYSLDNTTWNNITSIYRYDGSSGWKLHTIDLSPYVAGKNAWVAFMGVAQQGGHIYIDEVSIISGTLIPVFSEEKIVSYLDADEESYLTFTPIDASVEGITFLLSVKTKLAGDENTGNDEILMLGKVWNFEDVGVVSINYPAQLIGPGLHSVNATVANYGNVPVANIKVNCSITQIYGDIKIMEGFETSWPPAGWKSVIVSGSAPWSRSGISHTGSYAAYSPYQAGERYLATDVISLGSGDYTLEFWLYRTLNSITGEYLNISVGPSQNGPWTTVLSLDYNAINNISGYKKFTVNLSSYANQDISIRFNHLTKGGASIWLDDIVVYREGAGLVFENEKEITYMQVGEQKHVLFDAFNFEAGQYLVKVKTILSEDENIYNDAKEKEFLVFTIIDAGVVAINYPTAGVYMPGNYSVVATVKNYGTVTETFDVKCDVYKVRNVTALYEDVEGGWDGWAVYEPSGINLWHISTRRYVSGSHSFYCGDELTGSYYPNIANFLISPGINVAGAVKVTLSLKAWIDVEDRYDYFYITVSPDGTNFYIVQVISTSSREWRSLSYDITNYASSGTIWLGFILQSDSAVQYEGVYLDDIVVTKQLRDKVYTETVTVYNLLSGAEKQVTFPPFTAEENSVYVINVRTLLAGDINPGNDTKEVTISTVNLPPVTTCSCVGSMGENGWYVGPVTIYLSATDPQEVRATYYRINGGAWQTYTGPVSVSTEGLYKVEYYSVDTFGSTEEIKSCSFGIATSMPITECIISGLLGDNGWYKSDVQITLKANAYICGVKATYYRIDGGAWQEYTGTFTYSGEGNHIIEYYSISNAGIVETPKSTSFKIDKTSPTAKVIYPNGGEVLGGIITIRWTASDNIGIAGIDLLYSSDAGLTWNVIASNVANTGSYNWNVASLPYGSNYMVKVVAKDNAGNVAVDTSDGTFTISMPSPPTVSIIKPRNALYIFDREIIPLPIPVIIGGITVEATASSSIGIAKVEFYIDGALKFTDTTEPYSWLWDERAIGTHEIKVIAYDTTGQKAEDRISVFIINF